A section of the Gloeobacter violaceus PCC 7421 genome encodes:
- a CDS encoding transketolase, which yields MVVTPQQLSTLPAFCEGIQYFAEPGDLFAIHSKQPVITQGQDAVADPADPEAVFQTLLAADALRYLTLQITASKASGHPGGFASSAEAVAALFMLGHKNMPTEVGHHAPGYYSAMFLDRSLEAMGIETVAQLRERYRERHGLLGHLSGFIPGILSPAGPLGQGQHFAMAGAKLYPGTLFPVTIGDGGLGEPYVLSAFGHFHTAFPEITNFLPVLVWNGFSQEHHSMVSTVGNEAMINLWRAQGFEEVFLVDAKSFDDQDQQGGPYVDSTRFGFTQRLAFTAAVLAAAHRAAQAALGGKLCVLIIKQLKGAGVHAHGAKSHNLYAQHTLDNPDIVSALQSRALPPEAWALVRANFERAGGGPAARVAVTESVRPLPQLGELPCEAFEVGGPAKVATTAMGNLVAAVGRADRSFIVSNADGNEASGIANINQALRIVHPTADALYYQEPGGQVYEPLSEDACAGLAAALSLLGCRSLWCSYESFAINGLPIWQTVTQAMAELRRPTPSTVCLFTAGALEQGRNGWTHQRPEIENYFAALMRNGNVYPVFPVDANSIQATYTWALGTVNKGIAIFASKTPLPVRITLDQGRQALAEGAITLLQSSETPRVTFAVVGDMALLPVFEAAQSLAALGIAGRIVSVVNPRRLYRPSDVAWQSCSEADGEFLSDEGFERLFGTEVLVGVTGGAGGMLEPVFLRSQARRRETFCWKRGETTASPGELMAFNGLTAASLCERVQQLLL from the coding sequence ATGGTCGTCACGCCGCAGCAGTTGTCCACCCTGCCCGCTTTTTGCGAGGGTATCCAGTACTTTGCCGAACCCGGCGACTTGTTCGCGATCCACAGCAAGCAGCCGGTGATCACCCAGGGCCAGGATGCCGTCGCCGATCCGGCCGACCCCGAGGCGGTCTTCCAAACCCTGCTGGCAGCCGACGCGCTGCGCTACTTGACGTTGCAAATCACCGCAAGCAAGGCTAGCGGTCACCCCGGCGGTTTTGCCAGCAGCGCCGAGGCGGTGGCGGCGCTGTTTATGCTCGGGCACAAAAATATGCCGACCGAAGTGGGTCACCACGCGCCCGGGTACTACAGTGCGATGTTCCTGGATCGCTCGCTGGAGGCGATGGGCATCGAGACGGTCGCCCAACTGCGCGAGCGCTACCGCGAAAGGCACGGGCTGCTGGGGCACCTGTCGGGCTTCATCCCCGGCATCCTCTCCCCTGCCGGTCCCCTCGGTCAGGGCCAGCACTTTGCGATGGCAGGGGCGAAGCTCTATCCCGGTACGCTCTTCCCGGTCACCATCGGCGACGGCGGCCTGGGCGAACCCTACGTGCTGAGCGCCTTCGGCCACTTCCACACCGCCTTTCCCGAGATCACCAACTTTCTGCCGGTGCTGGTCTGGAACGGCTTCAGCCAGGAGCACCACTCGATGGTCTCGACGGTCGGCAACGAAGCGATGATCAACCTCTGGCGCGCCCAGGGCTTTGAAGAGGTGTTCCTCGTCGACGCCAAGTCCTTCGACGATCAAGACCAGCAGGGCGGCCCTTACGTCGACAGCACCCGCTTCGGGTTCACCCAGCGGCTCGCCTTTACCGCCGCGGTGCTCGCCGCCGCCCACCGGGCCGCCCAGGCGGCCCTCGGGGGAAAATTGTGCGTGCTGATCATCAAACAGCTCAAAGGTGCGGGTGTACATGCCCACGGCGCCAAATCCCACAACCTCTACGCCCAGCACACCCTCGACAACCCAGACATCGTCTCGGCCCTGCAGAGCCGTGCCCTCCCCCCGGAGGCCTGGGCTCTGGTGCGCGCCAATTTTGAGCGCGCCGGGGGCGGCCCGGCGGCCCGGGTGGCGGTCACCGAGTCGGTCAGACCCCTGCCGCAACTGGGAGAATTGCCCTGCGAAGCATTTGAAGTGGGCGGCCCCGCGAAGGTGGCGACCACGGCCATGGGCAACCTGGTGGCCGCCGTCGGCCGCGCCGACCGCAGCTTTATCGTCAGCAACGCCGACGGCAACGAAGCCTCGGGCATCGCCAACATCAACCAGGCGCTGCGCATCGTGCACCCCACCGCCGATGCGCTGTACTACCAGGAGCCGGGCGGACAGGTCTACGAACCCCTCAGCGAGGACGCCTGCGCCGGACTTGCCGCCGCCCTGTCGCTGTTGGGCTGCCGCAGCCTCTGGTGCTCCTACGAGTCGTTCGCCATCAACGGATTGCCCATCTGGCAGACGGTCACCCAGGCGATGGCCGAACTGCGCCGCCCCACCCCTTCGACCGTCTGCCTGTTCACCGCGGGCGCCCTCGAACAGGGCCGCAACGGCTGGACCCACCAGCGGCCAGAGATCGAAAACTACTTTGCCGCCCTGATGCGCAACGGCAACGTCTATCCGGTATTTCCCGTCGATGCCAACAGCATCCAGGCGACCTACACCTGGGCTCTGGGTACGGTCAACAAGGGTATCGCCATCTTTGCCAGCAAGACGCCCCTGCCGGTGCGCATCACCCTCGATCAAGGCCGTCAAGCCCTGGCCGAGGGGGCGATCACTCTGCTCCAGAGCAGTGAGACGCCCCGGGTCACCTTTGCCGTGGTCGGGGACATGGCCCTGCTACCGGTCTTCGAAGCCGCCCAATCGCTCGCAGCGCTGGGCATCGCCGGCCGGATCGTCTCGGTGGTCAACCCGCGGCGGCTCTACCGACCGAGCGACGTTGCCTGGCAAAGTTGCTCCGAAGCGGACGGCGAATTTCTCAGCGACGAGGGTTTCGAGCGGCTGTTCGGCACCGAAGTGCTCGTCGGAGTCACCGGCGGCGCCGGCGGCATGCTCGAACCGGTATTCCTGCGCTCACAGGCCCGCCGACGCGAAACTTTCTGCTGGAAGCGCGGCGAGACCACCGCAAGCCCGGGCGAACTGATGGCCTTTAACGGCCTGACCGCCGCTTCCCTGTGCGAGCGTGTTCAGCAGCTGCTGCTTTAG
- a CDS encoding metal-dependent hydrolase, with amino-acid sequence MNGGTHVAIANLAYLALGLVTQTQGWSLPVDWSHLAVVSVAGVLADIDCPTSWLGLQVPLLGRLLERNLGRRGWMHTFWAALLVSVPWLGASWSLALAVFVGYTSHLACDGFTWPGLRPWPPFPLPFGMVLFRNGGFWDVVIGMVAITGSWICLVHRVGSAAARAIEDPLTWGLILLLVALLPGWLLSTTIRRI; translated from the coding sequence ATGAACGGCGGCACCCATGTGGCCATCGCCAATCTGGCCTACCTGGCTTTGGGTCTGGTGACCCAGACCCAAGGCTGGTCTTTGCCGGTCGACTGGTCCCATCTGGCAGTGGTCTCAGTGGCCGGGGTACTCGCCGATATCGACTGCCCCACCTCCTGGTTGGGCTTGCAGGTGCCGCTTTTGGGACGCCTGCTGGAGCGGAATCTGGGCCGCCGCGGGTGGATGCACACATTTTGGGCGGCCTTGCTGGTGAGCGTGCCCTGGCTGGGGGCCAGCTGGAGCCTCGCCCTGGCCGTGTTTGTGGGCTACACTTCCCACCTGGCGTGCGATGGGTTCACCTGGCCGGGTCTGCGCCCCTGGCCGCCGTTTCCACTGCCCTTCGGGATGGTGCTGTTTCGCAACGGCGGCTTTTGGGACGTGGTTATCGGCATGGTCGCTATTACCGGCAGCTGGATCTGCCTGGTCCACCGGGTCGGTTCCGCCGCCGCCCGCGCTATCGAAGATCCGCTGACCTGGGGCCTGATCTTGCTGCTGGTGGCACTGTTGCCGGGATGGTTGCTGTCCACTACGATCCGGCGCATCTGA
- a CDS encoding helix-turn-helix transcriptional regulator: MDLVLHVTTGSVSREIFTQTPIDFVVFEVRSVGPFEHQIVQNLRAWSPQLRLLVVLLSANLEEAARFIESGADSLWTEQSSVSVLLRAMRKTTLGQRWVDPACEVTSTLLESNRSPQVAAAPVVPGHRAGVTQAVALSRREREILQLIQQGLSNQQIADHLYLSVNTVKNHMSRIFTKLSATNRTQAVLKAMGTGRE, translated from the coding sequence TTGGATCTGGTTCTGCATGTAACCACCGGCTCGGTTAGCCGCGAAATATTTACGCAGACTCCTATCGACTTTGTCGTCTTTGAGGTGCGCTCTGTCGGACCTTTCGAGCATCAGATTGTTCAGAATCTGCGAGCCTGGTCTCCGCAGCTGCGTCTGCTGGTGGTACTTTTGTCTGCGAACCTTGAAGAGGCGGCCAGGTTCATTGAATCGGGGGCCGATAGCCTCTGGACTGAGCAATCTTCGGTTTCGGTTCTGCTGCGGGCGATGCGCAAGACTACCCTGGGACAGCGGTGGGTGGATCCGGCCTGCGAGGTTACCTCCACGCTGCTTGAATCGAACCGATCGCCCCAGGTCGCTGCCGCGCCGGTGGTTCCAGGCCACCGCGCCGGGGTCACCCAGGCCGTAGCGCTCTCCCGTCGCGAGCGCGAGATTCTGCAACTGATTCAGCAGGGCCTTTCTAATCAGCAGATTGCCGATCATCTCTATTTAAGCGTCAACACCGTCAAAAACCATATGAGCCGCATCTTTACCAAGCTCAGCGCCACCAACCGCACCCAGGCGGTGCTCAAGGCGATGGGCACCGGCCGCGAATAG
- the cobN gene encoding cobaltochelatase subunit CobN: MHRTSAAAGGWEPQGEATTLMEQTAAPLIFLSAADTEIQALAAALEHLPVGLGPVRAASLLQLHRQVAVDHYAETVLAHSRGIVLRLLGGRAYWSYGLEVVCALARERGIALAVLPGDEQPDLDLLACSTVGPLVAERLWRYCRAGGPLNLGRALQLLCDCALGTAFDPGPPVETPRTGLYEWGSGPRPGRAAVGVLFYRAHLLSGNTAAVDALCAALDARALQVRPIFVNSLRDPDAAAQLKSLLAGVQCLINTTSFSLARLRGESDGAEPPDLWAVLDVPVIQAIFAGCTRDDWQAGTAGLGARDVAMNIALPEVDGRIVGRAVSFKHAASVAASLEAPLVSYRPQPDRVAFVAELAARWVALRRTPVHRRRIALVLANYPNRDGRLANGVGLDTPASCVAILAALAAAGYDTGPRALPADGDALMALITAGLTNDPEGFDWRPLGQWVAFDDYERFFATLPVMVQERVRSRWGAPPGAWGVRPEGLPVSGVCFGNLFVGVQPARGYDADPAFNYHAPDLEPPHPYFAFYHWLRDIWGAQAIVHMGKHGNLEWLPGKANALGPECFPEAVFGAMPHLYPFIVNDPGEGSQAKRRTQAVIVDHLTPPMARAETYGDLLDLENLIDEYHEAASLDPDRLPIIRSRLAELIHQTQLHRDFGRAEPPSEADLPAFLSLADGYLCELKEAQIRDGLHILGQAPTGEQRLGLLAALARVGSGGRPGLTQALARDLDLEFDPLAADGALPFGGTALSGCRTVGDAIEKLEALGHNLLDQLPGLPEDLPVTRAVLGWVRDFLAPALAATTDEITALLHGLAGGFVPPGPSGAPTRGRPEVLPTGRNFFSVDLRALPTPSAWDVGRRAAEALVERYTQDCGEYPRAIGLSIWGTSTMRTGGDDLAQALALLGVQPVWDRTTRRVIDFEILPVGTLGRPRVDVTLRVSGFFRDAFPNLIDLFHSAVLAVTRLEEPEEDNPLAAAAREEAAEGDGLFRVFGPKPGAYGAGLQGLIDSQAWQDEADLARAYLNWSGYAYTGKGDGVAAPTALARRLRQIQVVLHNQDNREHDLLDSDDYYQFQGGMTVASRVLAGRQPQTYFGDHSRPQNPKVRALSEEVSRVYRSRVVNPKWIAGMLRHGYKGAFELAATVDYLFAYDATARCVEDFMYQGVAERYLFDPVVQDFVRAKNPWVLRDMAERLLEAHQRELWQDAPPELLARLRELVLSSEEAIETRSAPQAGSS; the protein is encoded by the coding sequence ATGCATCGCACTTCGGCAGCGGCGGGCGGTTGGGAACCGCAGGGCGAGGCGACCACCCTGATGGAGCAGACAGCGGCGCCGCTCATCTTTTTGAGCGCGGCCGATACCGAGATTCAGGCGCTCGCCGCCGCCCTTGAGCACCTGCCCGTTGGGCTTGGCCCCGTGCGGGCGGCAAGCCTGCTGCAGCTGCACCGGCAGGTGGCTGTCGACCACTACGCCGAGACGGTCCTGGCCCACAGCCGGGGCATCGTGCTGCGGCTTTTGGGCGGCCGGGCCTACTGGTCCTACGGGTTGGAGGTGGTCTGCGCGCTGGCGCGCGAACGTGGTATCGCTCTGGCGGTGCTGCCGGGCGACGAGCAGCCCGATTTGGATCTGCTCGCGTGCTCGACGGTAGGTCCGCTGGTGGCCGAACGGCTCTGGCGCTACTGCCGCGCCGGTGGCCCGCTCAACCTCGGCCGCGCTCTGCAACTACTTTGCGACTGTGCATTGGGGACCGCGTTCGATCCTGGCCCGCCCGTGGAAACCCCCCGCACCGGCCTGTACGAATGGGGAAGCGGACCCCGACCGGGACGGGCGGCGGTGGGGGTACTTTTTTATCGCGCTCACCTGCTGAGCGGCAACACGGCGGCCGTCGATGCGCTGTGCGCGGCGCTCGACGCACGCGCTCTGCAGGTGCGCCCGATTTTTGTCAATTCGCTGCGCGATCCGGACGCCGCAGCCCAGCTCAAATCGCTGCTCGCGGGTGTGCAGTGTTTGATCAACACGACCAGTTTTTCGCTGGCCCGCCTGCGCGGTGAATCGGACGGGGCAGAGCCGCCGGATCTTTGGGCGGTCCTTGACGTGCCGGTGATTCAGGCGATCTTCGCAGGCTGCACCCGCGATGATTGGCAGGCCGGTACCGCCGGGCTCGGGGCGCGCGACGTGGCGATGAACATCGCTCTACCGGAGGTCGACGGCCGCATCGTCGGCCGCGCCGTCTCCTTCAAGCACGCCGCATCGGTGGCTGCGTCCCTCGAAGCGCCGCTGGTAAGCTACCGGCCGCAGCCCGACCGGGTGGCCTTCGTGGCGGAATTGGCGGCGCGCTGGGTGGCATTGCGCCGCACGCCCGTCCATCGCCGCCGCATCGCCCTGGTGCTGGCCAATTACCCCAACCGCGACGGCAGGCTCGCCAACGGCGTCGGCCTCGACACTCCCGCCAGTTGCGTCGCCATCCTCGCCGCCCTCGCCGCCGCAGGCTACGACACCGGCCCTCGGGCCCTGCCTGCCGATGGCGACGCGCTGATGGCACTGATCACGGCAGGGCTTACCAACGACCCCGAGGGCTTCGACTGGCGCCCCCTCGGGCAGTGGGTAGCTTTTGACGATTACGAACGCTTTTTTGCGACTTTGCCGGTAATGGTGCAAGAGCGGGTGCGCAGTCGCTGGGGAGCGCCGCCGGGTGCGTGGGGTGTGCGCCCGGAGGGGCTGCCGGTCAGCGGAGTGTGCTTCGGCAATCTATTTGTGGGCGTCCAACCCGCCCGCGGCTACGACGCCGACCCCGCCTTCAACTATCACGCCCCGGATCTGGAGCCTCCCCACCCTTATTTCGCCTTTTACCACTGGCTGCGCGACATCTGGGGGGCGCAGGCAATCGTGCACATGGGTAAGCACGGCAACCTCGAATGGCTGCCCGGCAAGGCCAACGCCCTCGGGCCGGAATGCTTCCCCGAGGCGGTCTTTGGTGCGATGCCCCACCTGTACCCGTTCATCGTCAACGACCCGGGCGAAGGTTCCCAGGCCAAACGGCGCACCCAGGCAGTGATCGTCGATCACCTGACGCCGCCGATGGCCCGGGCCGAGACCTACGGCGACCTGCTCGATCTCGAAAACTTAATAGACGAATACCACGAAGCGGCCAGCCTCGACCCCGACCGTCTGCCGATTATCCGCTCCCGGCTTGCGGAATTGATTCACCAAACTCAGCTGCACCGCGACTTCGGCCGGGCCGAGCCTCCTTCTGAAGCGGATTTGCCTGCCTTTCTCTCCCTTGCCGACGGCTATCTGTGCGAACTGAAAGAAGCGCAAATCCGCGACGGTTTGCACATTCTGGGCCAGGCCCCCACGGGCGAGCAGCGCCTCGGGTTGCTCGCGGCCCTGGCGCGGGTGGGAAGCGGCGGACGCCCCGGCCTGACCCAGGCCCTCGCCCGCGATCTGGATCTTGAATTTGACCCGCTCGCAGCCGACGGCGCCTTGCCCTTCGGCGGCACCGCCCTGTCCGGCTGCCGCACGGTGGGCGATGCGATCGAAAAGCTCGAAGCGCTGGGTCATAACTTGCTGGACCAACTGCCGGGGCTCCCGGAGGATCTGCCTGTTACCCGCGCGGTGCTAGGTTGGGTGCGCGACTTTCTCGCGCCGGCCCTCGCTGCCACCACCGACGAAATCACCGCCCTGCTGCATGGCCTGGCCGGTGGTTTTGTACCACCTGGTCCGAGCGGTGCACCGACGCGGGGACGGCCGGAGGTGCTGCCCACCGGGCGCAACTTCTTTTCGGTCGATTTGCGGGCGCTGCCCACCCCGAGCGCCTGGGATGTCGGGCGGCGGGCGGCCGAGGCCCTCGTCGAGCGTTACACCCAAGATTGCGGCGAGTACCCCCGCGCGATCGGCCTTTCGATCTGGGGTACGAGCACCATGCGCACCGGCGGCGACGATCTGGCCCAGGCACTGGCTCTGCTTGGGGTGCAGCCGGTGTGGGACCGGACCACCCGGCGGGTGATCGATTTTGAGATTCTGCCGGTCGGTACCCTGGGTAGGCCCCGTGTCGATGTCACCCTGCGCGTGTCGGGCTTTTTTCGCGATGCCTTCCCGAACCTGATCGATTTGTTCCATAGCGCGGTACTGGCTGTGACCCGCCTGGAGGAGCCCGAAGAGGACAACCCGCTTGCCGCCGCGGCGCGCGAAGAGGCTGCCGAGGGCGATGGGTTGTTTCGGGTCTTCGGCCCCAAACCCGGGGCCTACGGTGCGGGGTTGCAGGGGCTCATCGACTCGCAAGCCTGGCAGGATGAAGCGGATCTGGCGCGCGCCTACTTGAACTGGAGCGGCTACGCCTACACCGGCAAAGGCGACGGGGTGGCCGCCCCCACAGCCCTCGCGCGCCGGTTGCGGCAGATCCAGGTGGTGCTCCACAACCAGGACAACCGCGAGCACGACCTGCTCGATTCGGACGATTACTATCAGTTTCAAGGGGGCATGACCGTCGCTTCCCGGGTGCTCGCGGGCCGCCAACCGCAGACCTACTTCGGCGATCATTCCCGCCCCCAAAATCCCAAAGTTCGTGCCCTCAGCGAAGAGGTCTCCCGGGTCTATCGATCGCGGGTGGTCAATCCCAAGTGGATCGCGGGCATGCTGCGCCACGGCTATAAGGGAGCCTTTGAACTGGCGGCGACGGTCGATTATCTGTTTGCCTACGACGCCACCGCCCGCTGCGTCGAAGATTTTATGTACCAGGGGGTAGCCGAGCGCTATCTCTTCGACCCGGTGGTGCAGGACTTCGTGCGCGCCAAAAATCCCTGGGTGCTTCGGGACATGGCCGAGCGGCTGCTCGAAGCCCACCAGCGCGAGCTGTGGCAGGACGCCCCGCCCGAGTTGCTCGCCCGCCTGCGCGAACTGGTGCTCTCTTCTGAAGAAGCAATCGAAACCCGCAGTGCCCCCCAAGCGGGAAGCAGCTAA
- a CDS encoding Uma2 family endonuclease has translation MLVQAIEQQTPRLRLVSADEFEKMARLGIFGHEERLELVDGAIIEMSPQGPLHAALVRLVTKILTAAFAQFEVFTDRPVSLEERSQPSPDVCVVRGELKDYLERHPRPEDLLLVVEVADSSLGFDLGAKAAAYARAGVPTYWVLDVQGRTLHVHEEARSDGTWQSIRVLSGLDNTGLPHITVNDLTMP, from the coding sequence ATGCTTGTGCAGGCAATCGAGCAACAGACCCCCAGGCTGAGACTGGTTTCAGCCGACGAGTTTGAAAAAATGGCCAGACTCGGCATCTTCGGTCACGAGGAGCGTCTCGAACTGGTCGATGGGGCAATCATCGAGATGAGTCCGCAGGGACCGCTGCACGCAGCACTGGTGCGCCTTGTCACCAAGATTCTTACCGCTGCCTTCGCTCAGTTCGAAGTGTTCACCGACCGGCCTGTGAGTCTGGAAGAACGCAGCCAACCCTCGCCTGACGTGTGCGTGGTGCGCGGTGAGCTGAAAGATTACCTGGAGCGGCACCCACGGCCGGAAGATCTGCTGCTGGTAGTTGAAGTGGCCGATTCGAGCCTCGGATTCGATCTCGGCGCGAAGGCCGCTGCCTACGCCCGGGCCGGGGTGCCGACCTACTGGGTGTTGGATGTGCAGGGACGAACCTTGCATGTGCACGAAGAGGCGAGATCGGACGGTACCTGGCAGAGTATTCGGGTGCTTTCCGGCCTGGACAACACCGGCTTGCCCCACATCACCGTGAACGATCTGACAATGCCTTAG
- a CDS encoding DUF3226 domain-containing protein, which translates to MSKICEQDLGKVLLVEGVNDCHVVMSLCKARNVPETFGIYQCGSDKRVLSRMNALIVRPDPPQAIGVMLDADNPSIQSRWQSVNAKLNQYDYILPQTPDPDGTIVTSNTDIPKLGFWLMPNNQDSAMLEDFCAQLAEPASLEFARKCVDDASAMQIATFKEVHRSKAVIHTYLAWCDEPGYPLGKAITSQSLQPQTSIARKFTDWLVRLFE; encoded by the coding sequence ATGAGCAAAATTTGCGAACAAGATTTAGGCAAAGTATTGCTCGTTGAAGGAGTTAATGATTGCCATGTTGTCATGTCTTTGTGCAAAGCACGTAATGTTCCGGAAACTTTTGGCATTTACCAATGTGGTTCAGATAAAAGGGTTTTGAGCCGAATGAATGCCCTCATTGTGCGTCCTGATCCGCCACAAGCGATAGGTGTCATGCTTGATGCAGACAACCCTTCCATTCAAAGCAGATGGCAGAGCGTAAATGCAAAATTGAATCAGTATGACTATATATTGCCACAGACTCCTGATCCTGATGGAACTATAGTCACAAGCAACACAGATATACCTAAGCTTGGATTCTGGCTCATGCCAAACAATCAAGATAGTGCAATGCTAGAGGACTTCTGCGCACAGCTTGCAGAGCCAGCATCGCTCGAATTCGCGCGAAAATGTGTTGACGATGCCAGTGCAATGCAAATAGCAACTTTCAAAGAGGTGCATCGGAGCAAAGCAGTTATCCATACCTATCTTGCTTGGTGCGATGAGCCGGGCTATCCTCTGGGAAAAGCAATCACAAGTCAATCGCTTCAGCCTCAAACAAGCATCGCGCGAAAATTTACCGATTGGCTGGTACGTTTATTCGAATAA
- a CDS encoding AAA family ATPase has product MLKSFMINNFRLFRHLEVGRLSRVNLVVGKNNAGKSAFLEAVELYASNASSNVLIELVESRQEIWLGEVQNHFQNFLGHSARHLFYNRKLPRMQGEGITLGEISSGSKLHIGTAAYLDENDNAGTTRKIRISNEQFDEDPSNAEIFLVVEQGERTRRLFRLDRDVREIQRSSRIFYERQEPSINYKWQFVPTENMPTRKLAALWDLTSLTDLESEVISALGLIDERVSGIAFVEDISRDLNRGRSAERRIPLVKIKGIDEPIPLKSMGDGMTRLFHIIVALVNAGNGLLLIDEFENGLHWSIQPKVWDIVFQLSKRLNVQVFATTHSRDCIEGFDIAWNKYPALGAFFRLDVKDQFIKATEYTSETLTDAIEMDVEVR; this is encoded by the coding sequence ATGCTGAAATCCTTTATGATTAACAATTTCAGGCTCTTTCGACACCTTGAGGTGGGCAGACTAAGTCGTGTCAACTTAGTTGTCGGTAAAAATAATGCTGGAAAAAGCGCATTTCTTGAAGCAGTGGAGCTCTATGCGAGTAATGCTTCATCCAATGTACTTATTGAACTTGTAGAATCTAGGCAAGAAATTTGGTTGGGCGAAGTTCAGAATCATTTTCAAAATTTTCTTGGTCATTCCGCGAGGCATCTCTTCTACAATCGAAAGCTACCGAGAATGCAAGGGGAGGGCATTACGCTTGGGGAAATATCTTCCGGCTCAAAGCTTCACATTGGTACTGCAGCATATTTAGACGAAAACGATAACGCAGGAACAACAAGAAAAATTCGCATATCGAATGAGCAATTTGATGAAGATCCATCCAATGCTGAGATTTTTCTTGTAGTGGAACAGGGCGAGAGAACTAGAAGACTTTTCAGGCTTGATAGAGATGTAAGAGAAATTCAGCGGAGTTCGCGGATTTTTTATGAACGACAAGAGCCTAGTATAAATTATAAATGGCAATTTGTTCCAACTGAGAACATGCCTACGCGAAAATTAGCAGCTCTCTGGGATTTAACAAGTTTAACCGACTTGGAGTCTGAAGTCATTTCTGCACTTGGCCTGATTGATGAGCGAGTTTCAGGAATTGCTTTTGTAGAAGATATCAGCAGAGATCTAAACAGAGGACGCTCAGCCGAGAGACGTATTCCATTAGTAAAGATCAAAGGGATAGATGAACCGATTCCTCTCAAAAGTATGGGAGACGGTATGACTCGTTTGTTCCATATAATCGTTGCTCTTGTAAACGCGGGGAACGGACTTTTACTAATCGATGAATTCGAAAATGGATTACATTGGAGTATTCAACCAAAAGTTTGGGACATTGTTTTCCAACTATCGAAAAGACTTAATGTTCAAGTTTTTGCAACAACGCACAGCCGTGATTGTATCGAAGGATTTGATATTGCGTGGAATAAATACCCTGCCCTTGGTGCATTCTTCAGGCTAGACGTAAAAGATCAATTCATTAAAGCGACTGAGTATACATCTGAAACGCTCACCGATGCCATTGAAATGGATGTTGAAGTGCGGTAG
- a CDS encoding quinone-dependent dihydroorotate dehydrogenase, with translation MDLYRLARPLLFRADPEDAHRRALGALAWAAEQLWAGWLDSVFGYPDPRLEVKLWGLSFANPLGLAAGFDKNAEAVGAWEHLGFGFAEVGTVTRHAQPGNPRPRLFRLPADQAAINRMGFNNDGADALALRLAGRRWGIPIGINLGKSKVTPLEQASDDYLYSFERLYHLGDYFVVNVSSPNTPGLRELQQADRLGEILARLQCANRESKPLLVKIAPDLGWDAVDAVVDLCGEHRLAGVIATNTTIARSGLRSDLQETGGLSGAPLRNRSTEVIGHIWGRTRGQLPIVGVGGIFSGEDAWEKIAHGASLLQVYTGWIYEGPWMVRRILASLATRLERSGFEHLQQATGCAFS, from the coding sequence GTGGACCTGTATCGGCTGGCGCGTCCGCTGCTCTTTCGGGCCGATCCGGAGGATGCCCATCGCCGGGCGCTCGGGGCACTGGCCTGGGCGGCGGAGCAGCTATGGGCCGGGTGGTTGGACTCAGTATTTGGGTACCCAGATCCCCGATTGGAAGTAAAGCTCTGGGGACTATCTTTTGCCAATCCACTGGGGCTCGCGGCCGGATTCGATAAAAACGCCGAGGCTGTCGGTGCCTGGGAGCACCTGGGTTTCGGTTTTGCGGAGGTGGGCACCGTCACCCGCCACGCCCAACCTGGCAATCCGCGCCCGCGATTGTTCCGTTTACCCGCGGACCAGGCGGCGATCAACCGGATGGGTTTCAACAACGACGGGGCCGATGCCCTGGCGTTGCGGCTGGCGGGGCGCAGGTGGGGGATCCCGATCGGAATCAACCTGGGCAAGTCGAAAGTGACGCCGCTGGAGCAGGCGAGCGACGATTACCTGTACAGTTTCGAGCGGCTTTATCACTTGGGCGATTATTTTGTCGTCAACGTCAGTTCCCCCAACACGCCGGGACTGCGCGAACTGCAGCAGGCGGACCGCCTGGGGGAAATTCTGGCCCGTTTGCAATGTGCAAATCGCGAATCTAAACCGCTGCTGGTCAAGATTGCCCCGGATCTAGGTTGGGATGCTGTCGATGCGGTAGTCGATCTGTGTGGCGAGCATCGCCTGGCGGGTGTGATCGCCACCAATACGACGATTGCCCGTTCGGGCCTGAGAAGCGACCTTCAGGAGACAGGAGGCTTGAGTGGAGCGCCTCTGCGCAACCGTTCCACTGAAGTGATCGGCCATATCTGGGGGCGCACCCGGGGACAGCTACCGATTGTCGGCGTGGGAGGTATCTTCAGCGGCGAGGACGCCTGGGAGAAAATTGCCCATGGCGCCAGCCTGCTGCAGGTCTACACCGGCTGGATTTACGAAGGCCCCTGGATGGTACGCCGCATCCTCGCGAGCCTGGCTACCCGATTGGAGCGCTCGGGGTTCGAGCACCTGCAGCAAGCTACTGGCTGTGCTTTCAGTTGA